One part of the Paenibacillus silvisoli genome encodes these proteins:
- the truB gene encoding tRNA pseudouridine(55) synthase TruB has translation MDGILAVWKPAGWTSHDVVAKVRGITKVKRIGHTGTLDPAVTGVLPLCIGRSTRVVEYVQERPKCYEAVMQFGIATDTEDLTGNVLEELPSVELSEDDIRRVLASFIGEIDQVPPMFSAVRVDGKRLYELAREGHVVERKSRKVTIHALELLDMQLDQPHPTIRFSVTCSKGTYIRTLCVDIGQALGVPSVMAQLTRTMSGGFTREQCFTLEQIAELKAAGELEAKLMPADSALDHFPRATVSLENVQRAFQGKRIYLKALLDHDAYEADSIIRVYGVDGTFVGLFEPDEELAALKAVKVFTKTD, from the coding sequence ATGGACGGGATTTTGGCAGTATGGAAACCGGCCGGCTGGACGTCGCACGATGTCGTCGCGAAGGTGCGGGGCATTACGAAGGTGAAGCGAATCGGTCATACCGGAACGCTTGACCCTGCCGTTACCGGCGTGCTTCCGCTGTGCATCGGGCGTTCGACGCGCGTCGTGGAATATGTGCAGGAGCGGCCTAAATGCTACGAAGCGGTCATGCAGTTCGGAATCGCGACCGATACCGAGGACTTGACGGGGAACGTCCTGGAGGAATTGCCTTCCGTCGAGCTGTCGGAAGACGATATCCGGCGAGTGTTGGCTTCCTTTATCGGTGAAATCGATCAAGTGCCGCCGATGTTCTCGGCCGTTCGGGTGGATGGCAAACGTTTGTACGAGCTGGCGCGCGAAGGCCACGTGGTAGAGCGGAAGTCGAGAAAGGTAACCATCCATGCGCTGGAGCTGCTGGATATGCAGCTCGACCAACCGCATCCGACGATCCGATTCTCGGTCACCTGCTCGAAAGGCACCTATATCCGCACCTTGTGCGTCGATATCGGACAAGCGCTTGGCGTTCCCTCCGTTATGGCCCAGCTGACACGCACGATGTCCGGCGGATTTACGCGGGAGCAGTGCTTCACGCTGGAGCAAATCGCGGAGCTTAAAGCGGCAGGCGAGCTGGAAGCGAAGCTGATGCCTGCTGACAGCGCGCTGGATCATTTCCCGCGCGCAACCGTAAGCCTGGAGAATGTGCAGCGTGCATTCCAAGGCAAGCGGATTTATTTGAAAGCTCTTCTTGACCATGATGCCTATGAGGCGGACTCCATAATCCGCGTCTACGGCGTAGATGGTACCTTTGTCGGGCTGTTCGAGCCGGATGAGGAATTAGCGGCGCTTAAAGCCGTCAAGGTATTTACCAAGACGGATTAG
- a CDS encoding polysaccharide deacetylase family protein, with translation MRLKKAIVMATVMLTLLVTIRLNDPMSAYVAAVKYGQHGGLAHTVFASKQINTKLMDTIQVEAAKRRIAPVDARVDRVWKAIPGYNGLEVDVEKTYRLMENAPENEPIRFVYKEVEPKVTLDSLGRYPIYKGNPNKPMVALMINVAWGNEFIPSMLSTLRKENVKATFFFDGSWLKKNTDVAKQIQAEGHEISNHAYTHPNMSQLDRRSAYNQIAKTEALLRSTLKVNNHWFAPPSGDFNQMTVDVAAEQGLKTVLWTLDTVDWMHPPAYSIIRKVKTRVEPGTLILMHPTDSSSSALAGMITAIKQKGLMLGTVSETLSSKRASLVEAGP, from the coding sequence ATGAGGCTGAAGAAAGCAATCGTCATGGCAACGGTCATGTTAACGCTTTTAGTCACGATCCGACTTAACGATCCGATGTCGGCATACGTGGCCGCGGTTAAATACGGGCAGCATGGCGGTCTGGCACATACCGTGTTCGCTTCGAAGCAAATTAATACGAAGCTGATGGATACGATCCAAGTCGAAGCGGCGAAACGGCGAATTGCGCCGGTCGACGCCAGAGTGGACCGGGTGTGGAAAGCGATTCCCGGCTACAACGGACTGGAAGTGGATGTGGAGAAAACGTATCGACTTATGGAGAACGCGCCTGAAAACGAGCCGATCCGATTCGTATATAAAGAAGTAGAGCCGAAAGTAACGCTCGATTCGCTTGGGCGCTATCCGATTTATAAAGGCAATCCGAATAAGCCGATGGTGGCGCTGATGATCAACGTAGCATGGGGCAACGAGTTTATTCCGTCCATGCTCAGCACGCTGCGGAAAGAAAACGTGAAAGCGACGTTTTTCTTCGACGGCTCATGGCTGAAAAAAAATACGGATGTTGCCAAGCAAATTCAAGCCGAAGGCCATGAGATTTCGAATCATGCCTATACGCATCCCAATATGAGTCAACTTGACCGCCGTTCTGCATATAATCAAATTGCAAAGACCGAAGCGCTGCTGCGATCTACGTTGAAGGTGAACAATCATTGGTTCGCGCCGCCATCGGGCGATTTTAACCAGATGACCGTGGATGTAGCCGCTGAGCAAGGGCTCAAAACGGTGCTGTGGACGCTGGATACGGTGGATTGGATGCACCCGCCCGCTTATTCGATCATTCGGAAGGTGAAGACGCGAGTCGAACCGGGCACGCTCATTCTTATGCATCCGACAGACTCGTCTAGCAGCGCGCTGGCAGGCATGATTACGGCGATCAAGCAGAAAGGACTTATGCTGGGCACGGTAAGCGAGACGCTTTCCTCCAAAAGAGCTTCGTTAGTTGAGGCAGGACCATAA
- the rbfA gene encoding 30S ribosome-binding factor RbfA, with amino-acid sequence MAKVRVGRVGEQIKKELSQLIQSELKDPRIGFITVTGVDLTNDLSQARVYLSVLGSEEQKEETLKALARGTGFLRSELGKRIRFRHTPELLFKFDSSIEYGSKIEALLHTINGESGK; translated from the coding sequence ATGGCAAAAGTCCGCGTTGGACGTGTAGGTGAACAAATCAAGAAAGAATTAAGTCAGCTAATACAGTCGGAGCTCAAAGATCCGCGCATCGGTTTTATTACCGTGACCGGCGTGGATTTGACTAATGATCTGTCCCAGGCACGCGTTTATTTAAGCGTGCTGGGCAGTGAAGAGCAGAAAGAAGAAACGCTCAAAGCTTTAGCTCGCGGGACCGGCTTTCTCCGCTCGGAGCTTGGCAAACGAATTCGCTTCCGTCATACGCCCGAGCTGTTGTTCAAATTCGACAGCAGCATCGAGTACGGCAGCAAGATCGAAGCGCTTCTTCACACCATTAACGGCGAGAGCGGCAAATGA
- the dut gene encoding dUTP diphosphatase, whose product MIKQQRRSGGIRLFQVVFKRLPGNEELALPRKMSELAAGFDLQAAVEEPVKLNPGERKLIPTGFAMAMPAELEAQIRPRSGLAYKHGITCLNSPGTIDADYRGEVKVLLINLGKEPFVIERGERIAQMLFQVVPAVHISEADELPDTVRGAGGFGHTGV is encoded by the coding sequence ATGATAAAGCAGCAGCGTCGCTCGGGAGGGATTCGCTTGTTTCAAGTAGTATTTAAACGGCTGCCCGGCAATGAAGAGCTGGCCTTGCCCCGCAAAATGTCGGAGCTAGCGGCTGGCTTCGATTTGCAAGCGGCCGTCGAAGAGCCTGTCAAGCTGAACCCGGGCGAGCGTAAGCTGATTCCGACGGGCTTCGCTATGGCGATGCCGGCGGAATTGGAAGCGCAAATCCGTCCGCGCAGCGGGCTGGCTTACAAGCACGGCATTACATGCTTGAATTCGCCGGGCACGATCGATGCCGATTACCGCGGCGAGGTGAAGGTATTGCTGATCAATTTAGGCAAAGAGCCGTTTGTCATCGAACGCGGCGAGCGTATCGCGCAAATGCTGTTCCAGGTCGTACCGGCCGTCCATATCTCCGAAGCGGATGAGCTGCCGGACACCGTCCGCGGCGCCGGCGGCTTCGGACACACTGGTGTATAA
- the pnp gene encoding polyribonucleotide nucleotidyltransferase has product MLHRVETTLGGRPLVLETGRLAKQANAAVTVKYGETVVLCTVVSSSEPKNLDFFPLTVNYEERLYAVGKIPGGFIKREGRPSEKAILASRLTDRPIRPLFPDGFRNEVQIANIVMSVDQDCSPEIAAMIGTSAALTISDIPFNGPIGGVIVGRIDGQFIINPTVEQEEKSDVYVVVAGTKDAIMMVEAEANEVPEDVMLEAIMFGHDEIRRIVASLEELQGLAGKAKIEVKLHTVDENVDEAVRAYAKERLVESVRIVEKHARQEAIDVVNAETVAHFEEVYAETPELIGDVKEVLYDIVKEEVRRLITHDKVRPDGRALSEIRPIECDVALLPRTHGSGLFTRGQTQALSICTLGALGDVQILDGIDLTESKRFMHHYNFPPFSVGEARPLRPPGRREIGHGALGERALSKVIPNETEFPYTIRLVSEVLESNGSTSQASICASTLAMMDAGVPIKAPVAGIAMGLIKDGDHFSILSDIQGMEDHLGDMDFKVAGTAAGVTAIQMDIKIDGIDRAILAQSLEQAREGRMHILGKMTEVMQTPRTSLSQYAPKIVIMKINPDKIRDVIGSGGKIINKIIDETGVKIDIEQDGTVFIASSNAEANERAKQIIEGIVREVVIGEVYLGTVKRIEKFGCFVEILPNKDGLVHISQLSTERVAKVEDVVKIGDQITVKVTEIDQQGRINLSRKVLLTPEVPAQQS; this is encoded by the coding sequence ATGCTGCACCGTGTAGAAACAACACTTGGCGGCCGGCCGCTCGTTCTGGAGACGGGCCGACTTGCAAAGCAAGCGAACGCAGCGGTAACCGTAAAATACGGTGAAACCGTTGTATTATGTACGGTTGTATCATCGAGCGAGCCGAAGAACCTGGATTTCTTCCCGCTGACAGTAAACTACGAAGAACGGCTTTATGCGGTCGGTAAAATTCCGGGCGGCTTCATTAAGCGCGAAGGCCGTCCAAGCGAGAAAGCCATTCTGGCAAGCCGCTTGACGGACCGGCCGATTCGTCCGTTGTTCCCGGACGGCTTCCGGAATGAAGTGCAAATCGCGAACATCGTCATGAGCGTCGACCAAGACTGCTCGCCGGAAATCGCGGCGATGATCGGTACGTCCGCGGCGCTGACGATCTCCGATATTCCGTTCAACGGGCCAATCGGCGGCGTCATCGTCGGCCGCATCGACGGTCAATTCATCATCAATCCAACCGTCGAGCAAGAAGAGAAGAGCGACGTATACGTCGTTGTCGCAGGTACGAAAGACGCGATCATGATGGTGGAAGCCGAAGCGAACGAAGTGCCAGAGGATGTTATGCTGGAAGCGATCATGTTCGGCCATGACGAAATCAGACGCATCGTAGCTTCCCTGGAAGAGCTTCAAGGCCTTGCAGGCAAAGCGAAAATCGAAGTGAAGCTGCATACCGTCGACGAGAATGTGGATGAGGCCGTTCGCGCTTACGCGAAGGAACGCCTTGTTGAATCCGTTCGGATCGTAGAGAAGCATGCGCGCCAGGAAGCGATTGATGTTGTCAACGCGGAAACGGTCGCACACTTCGAAGAAGTTTACGCGGAAACGCCTGAACTGATCGGCGACGTGAAAGAAGTGCTGTACGATATCGTCAAAGAAGAAGTACGCCGTTTGATTACGCATGACAAAGTACGTCCGGATGGACGAGCTCTCAGCGAAATTCGTCCGATCGAATGCGATGTCGCATTGCTCCCTCGCACGCACGGCTCCGGCCTGTTCACGCGCGGTCAAACGCAAGCGCTCAGCATTTGTACGCTCGGCGCGCTGGGCGACGTGCAAATTTTGGACGGCATCGATTTGACGGAATCGAAGCGTTTCATGCATCACTACAACTTCCCGCCGTTCAGCGTCGGTGAAGCAAGACCGCTGCGTCCTCCGGGCCGCCGCGAAATCGGCCATGGCGCGCTCGGCGAGCGTGCGCTGTCCAAAGTCATTCCAAACGAAACCGAATTCCCATATACGATCCGTCTCGTTTCCGAGGTATTGGAATCGAACGGCTCCACAAGCCAAGCCAGCATTTGCGCAAGCACGCTGGCGATGATGGATGCGGGCGTTCCGATCAAAGCGCCGGTTGCGGGTATTGCAATGGGTCTGATCAAAGACGGCGACCACTTCTCCATCCTGTCCGATATCCAAGGCATGGAAGATCACCTTGGCGATATGGACTTTAAAGTAGCCGGTACGGCAGCGGGCGTAACCGCGATCCAAATGGACATCAAGATCGACGGCATCGACCGCGCGATTTTGGCTCAATCGCTGGAGCAAGCGCGCGAAGGCCGCATGCACATCCTCGGCAAAATGACCGAAGTCATGCAAACGCCGCGCACGAGTCTGTCCCAGTACGCGCCGAAGATCGTCATCATGAAGATCAATCCGGACAAAATCCGCGACGTTATCGGCTCCGGCGGTAAAATCATCAACAAAATCATTGATGAGACCGGCGTAAAAATCGATATCGAGCAAGACGGTACCGTGTTTATCGCGTCCTCGAACGCGGAAGCAAACGAGCGCGCGAAGCAAATCATCGAAGGCATCGTCCGCGAAGTCGTTATCGGCGAGGTTTACTTGGGTACGGTTAAGCGGATCGAGAAGTTCGGCTGCTTCGTTGAAATTTTGCCGAACAAAGACGGTTTGGTTCATATTTCCCAGCTTTCCACCGAGCGCGTCGCGAAAGTGGAAGACGTCGTGAAAATCGGCGATCAAATTACGGTGAAAGTAACGGAGATCGACCAACAAGGCCGTATCAACCTTTCACGCAAAGTGCTATTGACGCCTGAAGTGCCTGCTCAGCAGTCCTAG
- a CDS encoding dipicolinate synthase subunit B has product MKWQGKTVGYALSGSHCTFAEVMPVIKRFVDEGANVVPIVSHTLITTDTRFGTAEEWQRQLRTITGNEIISTIVDAEPLGPSKLLDVLVIAPCTGNTTSKLANAQTDGPVLMAAKAQMRNQRPLVLAISTNDGLGLNAANIAKLLVCKNVYFVPFGQDNPIQKPNSLVAKMELVPETCEAALQGKQLQPLLVERA; this is encoded by the coding sequence ATGAAATGGCAAGGCAAAACGGTGGGCTATGCGCTCTCCGGGTCTCACTGTACGTTTGCAGAAGTCATGCCGGTTATTAAACGTTTTGTCGACGAAGGCGCGAATGTCGTGCCGATCGTGTCGCATACGCTGATTACGACGGATACGCGGTTCGGAACCGCGGAAGAGTGGCAGCGGCAGCTAAGAACGATTACCGGAAACGAAATCATTTCGACCATTGTCGATGCGGAGCCCCTGGGGCCATCTAAACTGCTCGACGTTCTTGTCATTGCGCCCTGCACGGGCAATACGACAAGTAAATTGGCCAATGCTCAGACCGACGGTCCCGTCCTGATGGCCGCGAAAGCACAGATGCGCAATCAGCGCCCGCTCGTGCTCGCGATCTCGACGAATGACGGTCTTGGCTTGAACGCCGCTAATATCGCTAAACTTTTAGTATGCAAGAACGTATACTTTGTTCCTTTTGGGCAGGATAATCCGATCCAGAAGCCTAACTCGCTGGTCGCCAAGATGGAGCTGGTGCCGGAAACATGCGAAGCCGCATTGCAAGGCAAACAGCTTCAGCCGTTGTTGGTCGAACGCGCTTGA
- the rpsO gene encoding 30S ribosomal protein S15 — MALTQERKHQLIDEHKTHANDTGSPEVQIAILTQNIVNLTDHLRTHKKDHHSRRGLLKMVGQRRKLLAYLKNKDVKRYSALIEKLGLRR; from the coding sequence ATGGCACTAACACAAGAGCGTAAACACCAATTGATCGACGAGCACAAAACCCACGCGAACGATACCGGTTCTCCGGAAGTTCAAATCGCTATCCTGACGCAAAACATCGTCAACTTGACAGATCATCTTCGGACGCACAAGAAAGATCACCACTCGCGCCGCGGTCTGCTCAAAATGGTTGGTCAACGTCGTAAGCTGTTGGCATACCTGAAGAACAAAGACGTTAAACGTTACAGCGCATTGATCGAAAAACTCGGCCTTCGCCGATAA
- a CDS encoding DHH family phosphoesterase, with protein MTAAKAAAFPAAYNAQLQAALDFMRDGNRFLVVSHVQPDGDAISSTLTVGWLLRQLGKQAVMINEGAVPVRLQFMDASADIVNHSKQPLTETFDRIIAIDCADYRRIGSVKEIFAESAQLLNIDHHPTNDAFGTANLIRIDAAATVEILYDLIEFGGIPLDREAATAIYTGLLTDTGGFRYSNTTPRVMHAASRMLEENVAGHWIANHLLEQMTKPQLLLLQRGLSRLTFSDDNRIAWLYIAFADMAETGAVGDDLEGLVNYALNVEGVDVGILFKETENGDVKVSMRSSGKADVAAIAQSFGGGGHVRAAGCRVELAMQEAMASVVQAVREALNA; from the coding sequence ATGACCGCGGCGAAAGCTGCGGCCTTTCCGGCCGCGTACAACGCACAGCTGCAAGCGGCGCTTGATTTCATGCGAGACGGCAATCGGTTTCTTGTCGTCTCGCATGTTCAGCCGGACGGCGACGCGATCAGCTCCACGCTGACGGTCGGCTGGCTGCTCCGGCAGCTCGGCAAGCAGGCCGTCATGATCAACGAAGGCGCTGTCCCGGTCCGGCTCCAGTTCATGGATGCTTCGGCGGACATCGTCAATCATAGCAAACAGCCGCTAACGGAAACGTTCGACCGAATCATCGCGATCGATTGCGCGGATTACCGCCGTATCGGAAGCGTGAAAGAGATATTTGCCGAGTCCGCTCAATTGCTTAATATCGATCATCATCCGACCAATGATGCGTTCGGCACGGCTAATCTCATTCGGATCGACGCCGCTGCGACGGTTGAAATTTTATACGATCTGATTGAATTCGGTGGCATCCCGCTTGACCGCGAAGCGGCAACCGCTATTTATACCGGTTTACTTACTGATACCGGAGGCTTCCGATATTCCAATACGACGCCAAGGGTCATGCACGCCGCCTCCCGCATGCTGGAGGAAAACGTGGCTGGCCATTGGATCGCCAACCATTTGCTCGAGCAAATGACCAAGCCTCAGCTGCTGCTGCTGCAGCGCGGTTTGAGCCGGTTGACGTTCTCCGACGACAATCGGATCGCTTGGCTCTATATCGCGTTCGCCGATATGGCGGAAACGGGCGCGGTCGGCGATGACCTTGAAGGTCTCGTCAATTACGCGTTGAACGTGGAAGGCGTCGACGTAGGCATTTTGTTCAAGGAAACCGAGAACGGCGACGTAAAAGTAAGCATGCGCTCTTCGGGAAAAGCCGACGTAGCGGCCATTGCGCAATCGTTTGGCGGCGGAGGACATGTCCGGGCAGCCGGCTGCCGCGTGGAGCTGGCGATGCAAGAAGCGATGGCGTCCGTCGTTCAAGCCGTAAGAGAGGCGCTTAACGCATGA
- the dpsA gene encoding dipicolinate synthase subunit DpsA: MLTGVQVLLLGGDARGLEVIRKLTELDASVTVAGFDQLHSSLDGAVRAELSEDLFANIDALVLPAVGTDDDGKIVTVFSDRELSLTDEYVARMPKHCTVYTGMAKSYLRNLCDKHGIRLVELFDRDDVAIYNSIPTAEGAVMMAIQNTDITIHGSSCMVLGIGRTGFTLARTLQGLGAKVKVGVRREEHFARAYEMGFEPFYLKQLLHYVGNIDLLFNTIPTMIVTAQIIANLPSRAVIIDLASKPGGTDFRFAEKRGIKALLAPGLPGIVAPKTAGRIIADCLSRLIEEDFRQRGNEQ, translated from the coding sequence ATGCTGACAGGGGTTCAGGTCTTGCTTCTTGGCGGAGACGCCCGGGGGCTCGAGGTCATCCGGAAGCTGACCGAGCTCGATGCATCGGTAACGGTAGCAGGCTTTGACCAGCTCCATTCCTCGTTGGACGGAGCGGTACGCGCGGAACTGAGCGAGGATTTGTTCGCAAACATCGACGCGCTCGTGCTTCCCGCTGTAGGTACGGACGATGATGGGAAGATCGTCACCGTTTTCAGCGACCGCGAGTTGTCGCTGACGGATGAGTATGTCGCACGGATGCCAAAGCATTGCACGGTGTATACGGGAATGGCGAAATCGTATTTGCGAAATTTGTGCGACAAGCACGGAATCCGGCTCGTAGAACTGTTTGACCGCGACGATGTCGCGATTTATAACTCGATTCCGACGGCTGAGGGAGCTGTCATGATGGCGATCCAGAACACGGATATTACCATCCACGGCTCATCCTGCATGGTGCTCGGCATCGGCAGAACCGGGTTTACATTGGCGCGGACGCTACAGGGACTCGGGGCGAAAGTGAAGGTCGGCGTGCGCCGGGAAGAGCATTTCGCACGCGCATACGAGATGGGCTTCGAGCCCTTTTATCTCAAGCAGCTGCTGCATTACGTGGGTAATATTGACTTGCTTTTTAATACAATTCCGACTATGATAGTCACAGCGCAAATTATAGCAAATTTGCCATCGCGAGCGGTCATTATCGACCTCGCTTCGAAGCCCGGCGGAACGGATTTCCGCTTTGCCGAGAAGCGCGGAATCAAGGCGTTGCTCGCCCCCGGCCTCCCAGGAATCGTCGCACCCAAAACCGCTGGACGCATAATCGCGGATTGTTTAAGTCGATTGATTGAGGAAGATTTCAGGCAACGGGGGAATGAGCAATGA
- a CDS encoding bifunctional riboflavin kinase/FAD synthetase, with translation MEIISLHYPVASSEAALTALPKALAIGHFDGVHRGHQNVIRRAMETARAAGLQGAIMTFHPHPKEVLGQSGQYATSLTPLDEKLERFRRLGVQAVYIVNFDLNFAGITPAEFVDDVLRPLRVKKAVVGFDFTFGAKGAGKPETLWALGEPDIEVEIVDPYMQNGDKVSSTLVREALSEGRPEVAEQLLGEPYLVRGTVVHGEGRGRTIGFPTANIRQEAGYVVPRLGVYAVITEVEGQRLPAVLNIGVKPTFHEKLPEPVMEAHLLDFSGDLYDKPITVRFIAFLRSEKKFGSIDELIAQIRSDAEQARSVLAANNK, from the coding sequence GTGGAAATTATTTCTTTACATTACCCGGTTGCCTCGTCCGAAGCGGCGCTGACCGCCCTACCTAAAGCATTGGCAATCGGTCATTTTGACGGCGTGCATCGCGGCCATCAAAATGTGATCCGCCGTGCGATGGAGACGGCCAGAGCCGCGGGCTTGCAAGGGGCGATAATGACCTTCCATCCCCATCCGAAAGAAGTGCTCGGACAAAGCGGCCAATATGCGACGAGCCTAACGCCGCTGGACGAGAAGCTGGAGCGCTTTCGCAGGCTGGGCGTACAAGCCGTCTATATCGTGAATTTCGATTTGAACTTTGCCGGCATTACGCCGGCCGAGTTTGTCGATGACGTCTTGCGGCCGCTGCGGGTGAAGAAGGCGGTTGTCGGCTTTGACTTCACGTTCGGAGCTAAAGGCGCAGGCAAGCCGGAGACATTATGGGCGCTTGGCGAGCCTGACATCGAGGTGGAAATCGTGGATCCATATATGCAAAACGGCGATAAAGTGAGCAGCACGCTCGTCCGCGAAGCGTTGTCCGAAGGACGGCCGGAAGTCGCGGAGCAGCTGCTCGGCGAACCGTACCTCGTACGCGGTACGGTTGTTCATGGCGAAGGCCGCGGTCGGACGATCGGCTTCCCGACAGCCAACATCCGGCAGGAAGCCGGCTATGTCGTTCCAAGGCTCGGCGTATATGCCGTCATCACCGAAGTGGAGGGACAGCGATTGCCGGCTGTTCTGAACATCGGCGTGAAGCCGACCTTCCACGAGAAGCTGCCGGAACCCGTCATGGAAGCGCATCTGCTCGATTTTAGCGGCGATCTATACGACAAACCGATTACGGTCCGGTTCATCGCCTTTTTGCGAAGCGAGAAGAAGTTCGGCTCCATTGACGAACTGATCGCGCAAATCCGCTCCGATGCCGAACAGGCGCGATCCGTATTGGCTGCAAATAATAAGTAA
- a CDS encoding M16 family metallopeptidase, which produces MNNYTLSNGLRVVVEYIPTFRSVSFGIWVKTGSRNETPDNNGISHFIEHMLFKGTERHSAKDIADLFDGIGGNVNAFTAKEYTCYFAKVLDQHLPIAVDALADMFFNSQMDATELGKEKNVILEEISMYEDTPDDKVHDEASRASYGDHPLAYSILGLEERLSAMDGDSLRGYMKAQYRIDNTVISVAGNVEEKALLELLEKHFGGFKNTGSEIAVSTPTFNGQYLFHKKKTEQNHICISFPGCSIADPQLYAMILLNNAVGGGMSSRLFQEIREKRGLAYSVYSYHTSYADSGLFTVYAGTAPKQTKEVLDLTIEQMHDLSVKGLTDIELHRGKEQLKGSLILSLESTSSRMNRLGKNELMLGRHYTLDEMLARIDAVDMNDIREVTKRMLSVPFAVAMVGSNDKAAASLGRDSLVSSSI; this is translated from the coding sequence TTGAATAACTATACGCTTAGCAATGGATTACGCGTCGTCGTGGAATACATACCGACCTTCCGATCGGTTTCGTTCGGCATTTGGGTTAAAACCGGCTCGCGCAATGAAACACCGGACAACAACGGCATTTCCCATTTCATCGAGCACATGCTCTTTAAAGGTACGGAGCGCCATAGCGCCAAGGATATCGCGGATTTGTTCGACGGCATCGGCGGGAACGTGAACGCGTTTACGGCGAAGGAGTACACCTGCTATTTCGCAAAGGTGCTGGACCAGCATTTGCCGATCGCGGTGGATGCGCTTGCGGACATGTTTTTCAACTCGCAGATGGACGCGACTGAGCTTGGCAAAGAGAAGAACGTCATTCTTGAAGAAATTTCGATGTACGAAGATACGCCGGACGATAAAGTGCATGACGAAGCGTCGCGCGCGTCCTACGGCGATCATCCGCTCGCTTATTCCATTCTCGGACTTGAAGAGCGTCTTAGCGCGATGGACGGCGATTCGCTGCGCGGCTACATGAAGGCGCAGTACAGGATCGACAACACGGTCATCAGCGTTGCGGGCAATGTGGAAGAGAAAGCGCTGCTCGAGCTGCTCGAGAAACATTTTGGCGGATTCAAAAATACGGGCTCGGAGATTGCGGTTTCGACTCCGACCTTTAACGGGCAATATTTGTTCCATAAGAAAAAAACCGAGCAAAACCATATTTGCATCTCGTTCCCGGGCTGCTCGATCGCCGATCCTCAGCTGTATGCGATGATTTTGCTGAACAACGCGGTCGGCGGCGGCATGAGCTCGCGCCTGTTCCAGGAAATTCGCGAGAAGCGCGGCTTGGCTTATTCCGTTTATTCGTATCATACGTCCTATGCGGACAGCGGTCTGTTTACGGTGTATGCAGGCACGGCGCCGAAGCAGACGAAAGAAGTGCTTGATCTGACCATTGAGCAAATGCACGATTTGTCTGTTAAAGGCCTGACCGATATCGAGCTTCACCGCGGCAAAGAGCAGCTGAAGGGCAGCTTGATTTTGAGTCTCGAGAGCACGTCCAGCCGGATGAACCGCTTGGGCAAAAACGAGCTGATGCTCGGCCGTCACTATACGCTCGACGAGATGCTCGCGCGCATTGACGCAGTCGATATGAACGATATTCGGGAAGTAACGAAACGGATGCTTTCCGTTCCTTTCGCGGTCGCGATGGTCGGCAGCAATGATAAAGCAGCAGCGTCGCTCGGGAGGGATTCGCTTGTTTCAAGTAGTATTTAA